Genomic segment of Actinomycetota bacterium:
TGCCCGAGTGGCTCGCCGCGCCGGACGGTCCCGGCGACGCGGGGAACCAGGGCGTCGGCGACCGTCTGAGCGAGCGGGTGGGTCTGCATCAGCTCGGCGTCCCGCGCTGGGCGATCAGCTCCAAGATCAGCGTGGACGCCGATGTCACGTCCCCGGCTCCCAGCGTCACGACCACGTCGCCCGGAGCCGCCATCCCGGCCACGAGCCCGGCGGCCTCGTCGAGTAAGGGCGCGTAGGTCACCAGCTCGTGGCGGTCCGGCGATCGGTTGACCGCGTCCACGACCAGCCGTCCGCTGACGCCCGGGATCGGGTCTTCGCGCGCGCCGTAGATGTCCGTGACGACGACGACATCGGCCCCTTCGAAGGCAGACTCGAACTCCCCCGCTAGCTGCTGGGTGCGGGAGAACAGGTGCGGCTGGAACAAAGCGATGATCCTGGACCCCGGGAATCTCTCACGTGCCGCCAGAAGCGTCACCGAAACCTCCCGCGGGTGGTGCGCGTAGTCGTCCACGACCACGACGTCGCGGCTCGCGCCTCGGATCGAGAATCGTCTCTCGACCCCGGCGAACGAAGAAAGCGACTCCAGGACGGCGGTCGCGGGAGCGTCCAGAAGGAAGGCGGCAGCCGCGGCGCCGCACGCGTTCAACACGTTGTGCCGTCCGGGGACCCTGGGGCGCAGGATTCCGGCCTCCGTCCCCCGCCAGCTGAGCGCCCACGCCTTGCCCCGGGGCTCGGCCCCCAGGTCGGCGCGGCCGAACCCGTAGGTGACAACGGGAGCGTCAATGCGCTGCGCGATGCGCTGCACCCCGGGGTCCCCGGCGCACACCACGGCGGTGCCACCGTCTGTCCTGGCGTTGAGGAACTGGACGAACGCCTCGTCGATCGCTGCCAGATCCCCGTAGTGGTCGAGGTGGTCGACGTCCACGTTGGTCACCAGCGCGATGTGCGACTTCAGGTGCAGGAACGAGCCGAAGGCCTCGTCGGCCTCCGCCACAACCAGGTCGCCGGAGCCGAGCCTGGCTCCCGAGCCGACGTCGTTGAGGTCGCCGCCTATGACAAACGACGGGTCGAGCCCGGCCGCGGTGAGCGCGGCGGCCAGCATGGAGGCGGTGGTTGTCTTGCCATGGGTTCCGGACACCGCCACGCCCCTGCCCGCTTCGAAGATGCGCGCCAGAAGCTCCGCACGCAGCAGCACCTCGGCCCCCAGCTCGCGCGCGCGCACAACCTCGGGGTTGCCCTCGCGAATGGCCGAGGACACCACGACGTGCTGGGCGTCCCCCACGGAGCCGGGGCGGTGCGGGCCGACGGTGACAACCGCCCCGGTCTCCACGAGCCGCGAGACGGGGCGTGACGGCTTGAGATCGGACCCCGACACGGAATAGCCCATGTCGAGCAGCAGCTCGGCGAGCGCGGCCATGCCGACGCCGCCGATACCGACGAAATGCACGCGCGAGCCGGACAGAGGCTTGTTCACACCACTAGTGTCGGCGCGCGAGGAGCCCGCGTCAGTTATGTGGGGGTTCCGGGTGCTCCCGTCCGCGACTTCGTGCCAGGGACTCCACCAGCTCCGCGAGATCCCCGGCGGCTCGCGGCCTGCCCATCGCCCGGGCCGCCGCACCCATCGTGGCTCGCCTCGAATCGTCGGTGAGGATCGTGGCCAGAGCCTCGGTGAGGCGTCGCTGGAGTTCGGGCTGGGTCTCGATGACGACGACGGTCGCACCGCCCGCCTCCAGTGCGCGCGCGTTGGCCTCCTGGTGGCCCCCCGTAGCCCAGGAACCCGGCACCAGGACCGACGGCAGGCCCAGCGCGGTTAGCTCGGCGACCGCACCGCCGGACCTCGTGACGGCGACGTCGGCCGCGGCATAGGCCCGCTGCATGTCCGCGACGTAGTCCACGACCACCACCCGGACCGGCGACCCGGCGTAGGCCTCGGATACCGGCGCGCTTCGTCCGGATCCGGCGATGTGGAGGATCTGGGTGTGCGCAGGCAATGAACCCGCGCTCGGTGGGAGACACTCGTTGATCGCGCGGCCGCCGAGGCTCCCACCAAAGGCCAGCAGGGTAGGGGCCGAGGGATCAAGACCGAAAGACGACCTCGAGTCGGACCTCATCCGGCGCCGGTCCGCCTCATCGGCCATCGCCAGCGCCGCGATCTGGGGACGCAGGGGATTGCCCACCACCGTTGCCCGGCGCCTGCCCCCGGAATCGGAGGACCAGCCGCGGGGCAGACCCCCGGGCAGGGGGAGGCTCAGCGCGAGCGCCGAGGCCCAGCGCAGGCACAGCCGGTGCGACAGGGCCAGGTGCGCGTTCTGCTCGTGAAGGACCACGGGCAGGCCCAGCATGCCCCCGGCGACGCAGGGACCCACCGATACGTAGCCGCCCATGCCCAGCACGACATCGGTGGCCGTCTCCCGAATCAG
This window contains:
- the murC gene encoding UDP-N-acetylmuramate--L-alanine ligase, translated to MNKPLSGSRVHFVGIGGVGMAALAELLLDMGYSVSGSDLKPSRPVSRLVETGAVVTVGPHRPGSVGDAQHVVVSSAIREGNPEVVRARELGAEVLLRAELLARIFEAGRGVAVSGTHGKTTTASMLAAALTAAGLDPSFVIGGDLNDVGSGARLGSGDLVVAEADEAFGSFLHLKSHIALVTNVDVDHLDHYGDLAAIDEAFVQFLNARTDGGTAVVCAGDPGVQRIAQRIDAPVVTYGFGRADLGAEPRGKAWALSWRGTEAGILRPRVPGRHNVLNACGAAAAAFLLDAPATAVLESLSSFAGVERRFSIRGASRDVVVVDDYAHHPREVSVTLLAARERFPGSRIIALFQPHLFSRTQQLAGEFESAFEGADVVVVTDIYGAREDPIPGVSGRLVVDAVNRSPDRHELVTYAPLLDEAAGLVAGMAAPGDVVVTLGAGDVTSASTLILELIAQRGTPS
- a CDS encoding UDP-N-acetylglucosamine--N-acetylmuramyl-(pentapeptide) pyrophosphoryl-undecaprenol N-acetylglucosamine transferase, producing the protein MSRVLIAAGGTGGHVYPALAVAAQLRDRGHDVAFAGGTRLEAAAVPEAGFVLHRVPGRGLPRRPTLQGVLAAADLIRSVRVSRRLIRETATDVVLGMGGYVSVGPCVAGGMLGLPVVLHEQNAHLALSHRLCLRWASALALSLPLPGGLPRGWSSDSGGRRRATVVGNPLRPQIAALAMADEADRRRMRSDSRSSFGLDPSAPTLLAFGGSLGGRAINECLPPSAGSLPAHTQILHIAGSGRSAPVSEAYAGSPVRVVVVDYVADMQRAYAAADVAVTRSGGAVAELTALGLPSVLVPGSWATGGHQEANARALEAGGATVVVIETQPELQRRLTEALATILTDDSRRATMGAAARAMGRPRAAGDLAELVESLARSRGREHPEPPHN